From one Melospiza melodia melodia isolate bMelMel2 chromosome 4, bMelMel2.pri, whole genome shotgun sequence genomic stretch:
- the AASS gene encoding alpha-aminoadipic semialdehyde synthase, mitochondrial, translating into MKCLVCVLQQMLEETRTFVPTVSELSVYLYCFITLSLLPSGFTMLRAFSHTEGRCVLHHAKRWQHRKSVLAIRREDVNAWERRAPLAPKHVKELTKMGYKVLVQPSNRRAIHEKEYIKAGAIIQEDISEASLIIGVKRPPEDKLIPKKNYAFFSHTIKAQEANMPLLDEILKQEIRLFDYEKMVDHKGMRVVAFGKWAGVAGMINILHGLGLRFLALGHHTPFMHIGMAHNYRNSSQAVQAVRDAGYEISLGLMPKSVGPLTFVFTGTGNVSKGAQEMFSALPCEFVEPHELKEVSRSGDLRKVYGTVLSRHHHLVRKRDGQYDPADYDKHPENYISRFHIDVAPYTTCLINGIYWEQNSPRLLSRQDTQKLLVPVKSATGATDGCPELPHRLLAICDISADTGGSIEFMTECTTIDNPFCMYDADQHITHDSVEGSGILMCSIDNLPAQLPIEATEYFGDMLFPYIEEMLVSEGSEPLEKQNYSPVVRDAVIASNGSLTPKYQYIQKLRESREQAQLLKMSGEKRVLLLGSGYVSGPVLEYLTRDSNIGITVVSVMKEQLEQLTEKYRNVTPVHMDVLKHEEKLSSLVKNHDLVISLLPYSAHPFVAKKCIDHKVNLVTASYLTPAMKELQESVEAAGITVVSEMGLDPGLDHMLAMECIDKAKEVGATVISYTSFCGGLPAPEHSDNPLRYKFSWSPQGVLLNTVQSATYLKDGEIINIPAGGALLDSVTPMDFFPGLNLEGFPNRDSTKYAEPYGIQTARTLLRGTLRYKGYSRTMGGFVKLGLINPDPYPLLSSTTPPLTWKELMCKLVGIKSPAEHHVLKEAVFSKLDKDKSQLEAVEWLGLLGDEPVPAADSIVGALAKHMEMKLPFGTGERDMIVMRSEIGLRHPSGHLEDKFIDLVVYGDNKGYSAMAKTVGYPAAIAAKMVLDGEITAKGMVIPLTKNVYGPILERVRAEGIMYSTRSIIKQ; encoded by the exons ATGAAGTGTCTGGTTTGTGTTTTACAGCAGATGCTAGAGGAGACCAGAACTTTTGTACCAACAGTGTCTGAATTGAGTGTGTACCTGTATTGTTTTATTACTTTGTCTTTGCTGCCATCAGGCTTTACCATGCTCCGAGCCTTTAGTCACACAGAGGGTAGGTGTGTGCTGCACCACGCTAAGCGCTGGCAGCACCGTAAGTCCGTGCTGGCCATCAGGAGGGAGGATGTCAATGCATGGGAGAGAAGAGCTCCTCTGGCACCAAAGCACGTTAAGGAGTTGACAAAGATGGGATACAAGGTCTTGGTGCAGCCATCAAACCGGAGAGCCATCCATGAAAAG GAGTACATCAAAGCAGGTGCCATTATTCAAGAAGATATTTCTGAGGCTTCACTGATAATAGGTGTGAAGAGACCTCCAGAGGACAAATTAATCCCAAAAAAGAACTATGCCTTCTTCTCTCACACTATTAAAGCCCAAGAGGCAAACATGCCCCTTTTGGATGAGATCTTAAAACAG GAAATTCGACTGTTTGACTATGAAAAAATGGTTGATCATAAAGGAATGCGAGTTGTGGCCTTTGGAAAGTGGGCTGGTGTAGCAG gAATGATCAACATTCTGCATGGATTGGGTTTGCGATTTTTAGCTCTGGGTCATCACACTCCCTTCATG CACATTGGGATGGCACATAACTACAGGAATAGCAGTCAGGCTGTGCAGGCAGTTCGGGATGCCGGGTATGAAATTTCTCTGGGACTGATGCCAAAGTCAGTGGGGCCCTTAACATTTGTGTTTACGGGCACTGGTAATGTTTCTAAG GGTGCTCAAGAAATGTTCAGTGCTCTCCCATGTGAGTTTGTGGAGCCCCACGAGTTAAAGGAAGTTTCCAGATCGGGAG ACCTCAGGAAAGTCTATGGAACAGTGCTAAGTCGTCACCATCATCTTGTGAGGAAACGTGATGGACAGTATGATCCAGCAGACTATGATAAACATCCAGAAAATTACATTTCTCGCTTTCACATTGAT GTTGCACCCTACACAACTTGTTTAATTAATGGCATATACTGGGAACAGAATAGTCCTCGCTTGCTGAGTCGGCAGGACActcagaagctgctggtgcctgtTAAATCTGCTACTGGTGCAACGGATGGCTGTCCTGAATTACCCCACAG GCTTCTGGCCATATGTGACATTTCAGCAGATACTGGAGGATCTATAGAATTTATGACTGAGTGTACAACAATTGACAACCCCTTCTGTATGTATGATGCTGACCAGCATATTACTCATGACAG TGTTGAAGGCTCGGGGATTCTGATGTGTTCCATTGACAATCTGCCAGCTCAGCTTCCTATAGAAGCAACAGAGTACTTTGGGGATATGCTTTTCCCTTATATTGAAGAGATG CTGGTATCAGAAGGCTCAGAACCTCTTGAGAAACAGAATTACTCGCCTGTTGTTCGAGAT GCAGTGATTGCATCCAATGGCTCACTGACACCTAAGTATCAATATATCCAGAAACTGAGAGAGAGCAG GGAGCAGGCTCAGTTACTGAAGATGAGTGGTGAGAAGAGAGTTTTATTGCTTGGATCTGGCTATGTTTCTGGCCCTGTGCTTGAATATCTCACTAGAGATTCCAACATTGGCATCACAGTTG taTCTGTCATGAAGGAGCAACTTGAACAACTGACAGAGAAGTACAGAAATGTTACTCCAGTTCATATGGATGTCCTTAAGCATGAGGAAAAGCTGTCCTCTTTGGTGAAAAACCACGACCTTGTGATCAG TTTGCTGCCTTATTCAGCACATCCTTTTGTTGCTAAGAAATGTATTGACCACAAAGTGAACTTGGTAACAGCCAGCTACTTAACACCAGCCATGAAAGAACTTCAGGAGAG TGTAGAAGCTGCTGGTATTACAGTTGTCAGTGAAATGGGCTTGGATCCTGGTCTTGATCACATGTTGGCGATGGAATGTATTGACAAGGCGAAAGAAGTCGGTGCTACG GTTATATCGTACACCTCTTTCTGCGGCGGCCTGCCAGCTCCAGAGCACTCTGACAATCCTCTGAGGTACAAGTTCAGCTGGAGTCCACAAGGAGTGCTGCTGAATACAGTTCAGTCTGCTACGTATTTAAAAGATGGAGAG ATTATCAATATTCCAGCTGGAGGAGCGTTACTGGATTCTGTTACTCCAATGGATTTTTTCCCAGGATTAAACCTTGAAGGTTTTCCCAACAGAGACAGTACAAAATATGCAGAGCCATATGGTATTCAGACAGCTCGTACTTTACTGAGAGGCACCTTAAGATACAAA GGGTACTCCAGAACCATGGGGGGCTTTGTAAAACTAGGATTAATTAACCCAGACCCTTATCCTTTGCTAAGCTCAACTACACCACCTCTAACCTGG AAAGAGCTCATGTGCAAACTGGTTGGAATTAAGTCACCTGCTGAGCACCATGTTCTTAAAGAAGCTGTATTTAGCAAACTGGACAAGGACAAAAGTCAGCTGGAAGCAGTGGAATG GTTAGGTTTATTGGGAGATGAACCGGTTCCAGCAGCAGATTCCATTGTAGGGGCTCTTGCAAAGCACATGGAGATGAAGCTGCCCTTTG GCACTGGAGAGAGAGATATGATTGTTATGAGAAGTGAAATAGGTCTCAGGCATCCTTCTGGCCATTTGGAAGACAAATTTATTGATCTGGTTGTCTATGGGGACAACAAAGGATATTCTGCAATGGCTAAAACAGTAGGATACCCTGCAGCCATAGCTGCTAAAATGGTTCTAGATG GTGAAATAACTGCTAAAGGCATGGTCATACCTTTGACAAAGAATGTTTATGGGCCAATACTTGAACGTGTTCGGGCAGAAGGCATTATGTACAGTACTCGCAGCATTATCAAACAGTAA